One genomic window of Paenibacillus xylanilyticus includes the following:
- a CDS encoding ABC transporter permease: protein MKHRIRQQRLRRFKTNIPLILMFIPVILFYLTFRYAPIGGLVMAFKDYNFYDGLWHSPWVGFQHFQTLFSDPRTVEIIRNTLFLSLLSIVVGFPIPIILAIMLNEVRNMAFKRTVQTVVYMPHFFSWVIIAMMIMTVFSLENGIVNRWVEAWTGEPYPFMYNKGSWIAVFVGSGIWKDMGFNAIIFLAALTTIDPSQYEAAQMDGASKMRQIWHVTLPGIRSTIILLLILSMGRVMEVGFDQVYMLQNSNVNEVADVISTYIYRTGLQGAQFSLTTAMGLFESLVAFILIFCANYIARRFNEGLW from the coding sequence ATGAAGCATCGAATCAGGCAGCAGCGGCTGAGACGGTTCAAGACCAATATTCCGTTAATCCTGATGTTTATTCCGGTGATCCTGTTTTACCTGACCTTTCGTTATGCTCCCATCGGAGGACTCGTCATGGCCTTCAAGGACTATAACTTCTATGACGGGCTCTGGCATAGTCCATGGGTAGGCTTTCAACATTTCCAGACGCTGTTCAGCGATCCGCGCACGGTGGAGATCATCCGTAACACCTTGTTCCTCAGTCTGTTAAGCATCGTCGTAGGATTCCCCATTCCCATTATCCTGGCCATTATGCTCAATGAAGTGAGAAACATGGCCTTCAAGCGGACGGTGCAGACCGTGGTCTACATGCCGCACTTCTTCTCCTGGGTCATTATTGCGATGATGATCATGACGGTTTTCTCATTGGAAAACGGGATCGTAAACCGCTGGGTAGAAGCTTGGACAGGTGAACCTTACCCGTTTATGTACAACAAGGGCTCCTGGATTGCTGTGTTCGTCGGGTCAGGGATATGGAAGGACATGGGCTTCAACGCCATCATATTTCTGGCCGCACTAACGACCATCGATCCGAGCCAATACGAGGCTGCACAGATGGATGGGGCGAGCAAAATGCGTCAGATCTGGCATGTGACCCTTCCGGGAATACGTTCGACGATTATTCTTCTGCTCATTCTGTCGATGGGCCGGGTGATGGAGGTCGGCTTCGACCAGGTCTATATGCTCCAAAATTCCAATGTCAACGAGGTTGCTGATGTCATCAGTACGTATATTTATCGCACGGGTCTTCAGGGGGCACAGTTCAGCCTGACGACGGCGATGGGATTGTTCGAATCCCTGGTGGCCTTTATTCTCATCTTTTGTGCGAACTACATTGCACGCCGATTCAACGAAGGTTTGTGGTAG
- a CDS encoding carbohydrate ABC transporter permease has product MRKTRGEKVFYLINYVLLSLVAVSCILPLLNIIALSFSDARAVVSGNVGLWPVDFTWFSYHSLITGTPILNAFWNSVEITLIGTGLSMAVTIMAAYPLSRRHFYHRRFFTMAMVFTMIFNGGLIPTYLVVQNLGLVNSYGALWLPGLVSTYNMLIMRSYFENLPGEVDEAARMDGCGELGLLFRIVLPLSKPLLATIALFYGVGYWNSFMSVMIYINDTSKYNMTVLVQNMIMSNLNVQDFTDPTMISNLTPEGIRAAAVIVMVIPILVVYPFLQKYFVKGVMLGSIKG; this is encoded by the coding sequence ATGAGAAAAACCAGAGGAGAAAAAGTCTTTTATCTGATCAATTATGTGTTGTTATCATTGGTTGCCGTCAGCTGCATCCTGCCTCTTCTGAATATCATTGCTTTGTCTTTCAGTGATGCAAGAGCCGTCGTGTCCGGTAACGTGGGGTTATGGCCAGTCGATTTCACCTGGTTCTCCTATCACAGCCTGATTACAGGGACGCCGATTCTGAACGCGTTCTGGAACAGTGTGGAGATTACGTTAATCGGTACAGGGCTCAGCATGGCCGTGACCATTATGGCGGCATATCCGCTGTCACGGAGGCACTTTTATCACCGGCGATTTTTTACGATGGCGATGGTGTTCACGATGATTTTTAACGGTGGACTCATTCCGACTTACCTGGTGGTGCAAAACCTGGGGCTGGTGAATAGTTACGGTGCACTCTGGCTGCCTGGCCTGGTGAGCACGTATAACATGCTGATCATGCGCTCCTATTTTGAAAATCTGCCCGGGGAAGTAGACGAGGCGGCTCGCATGGACGGTTGTGGTGAGCTGGGACTGTTGTTTCGCATTGTACTGCCGCTATCCAAACCTTTGCTGGCGACCATTGCTCTCTTTTACGGCGTGGGGTACTGGAATTCGTTCATGAGCGTGATGATCTACATCAACGATACATCCAAATACAACATGACTGTACTGGTCCAGAATATGATTATGTCCAATCTGAACGTACAGGACTTTACCGATCCAACGATGATTTCGAATCTGACACCGGAAGGTATTCGGGCAGCAGCCGTGATTGTGATGGTCATTCCCATTTTGGTGGTATATCCGTTTTTGCAGAAGTACTTTGTCAAAGGGGTTATGCTTGGTTCGATCAAAGGGTAA